The Parashewanella spongiae genome has a window encoding:
- the ltrA gene encoding group II intron reverse transcriptase/maturase, translating into MANTPVNIRILQRKLYLRSKLNSELRFYSLYDKLSRLDILEEAYRRCKANKGGAGIDGITFSCLEQQKKVVALLKEIQTQLQQKNYRPSPVKRVEILKDNGKTRKLGIPIISDRIVQMAMTIVMQPVYEPHLHEHSYGYRPCRSAQQAVKVIEMSLKQGYQHVLDADLSAYFDTIPHAKLMAKVERRISDSSFLSLLKSFIKAPISVETVNRKWRIEASRCGTPQGGVISPLLANIYLNDFCLKIHEKTPCKIVTYADDFVVLHKQTYTQEQLDWIAQQLSDEGLKLNQSKTHCVDMGKLMNEFDFLGFNFQRITGFIKGTSYIKIQASKKSQTKLKNKLRDIVKHRTSNTLGVLINKVNQVLRGWKHYFGGIGYPRGVFFRINGFVVNRFYRWHRRLSQRRSKYLSRGAYEKLRQAGLEYLPTTR; encoded by the coding sequence ATGGCTAACACTCCAGTAAATATCAGAATATTACAGCGAAAACTTTACTTACGCTCAAAGCTTAACTCGGAGCTACGATTTTACAGCTTGTACGATAAACTCAGTCGCCTAGATATACTCGAAGAAGCCTATCGACGATGCAAAGCCAATAAAGGCGGAGCAGGAATTGATGGCATCACATTCAGTTGTCTAGAGCAGCAAAAGAAAGTCGTTGCGCTGTTAAAAGAAATTCAAACTCAATTACAACAGAAAAACTATCGACCTAGCCCAGTCAAACGAGTAGAAATACTCAAAGACAACGGCAAAACGCGGAAACTTGGGATCCCGATAATCAGTGACAGAATTGTGCAAATGGCGATGACAATAGTGATGCAACCCGTCTACGAACCTCATTTACATGAACACAGTTATGGTTATCGTCCATGTCGAAGCGCCCAGCAAGCGGTAAAAGTCATTGAAATGAGCCTAAAACAAGGCTATCAGCACGTACTTGATGCTGACTTGAGCGCCTATTTCGATACCATCCCGCACGCTAAGTTGATGGCAAAAGTAGAAAGGCGAATAAGCGACAGCAGCTTTCTGAGTTTGCTGAAAAGCTTTATCAAAGCGCCCATCAGCGTAGAGACGGTCAACAGAAAATGGCGAATAGAAGCAAGCCGATGTGGCACTCCGCAAGGCGGAGTTATCTCTCCACTACTGGCTAACATCTATCTCAACGATTTCTGTTTGAAAATACACGAAAAAACACCGTGTAAAATCGTTACCTATGCAGATGATTTTGTTGTACTTCATAAGCAAACCTACACACAAGAGCAACTGGACTGGATAGCACAGCAATTAAGTGATGAAGGTCTGAAGCTAAATCAAAGTAAAACCCACTGTGTGGATATGGGAAAGCTGATGAATGAGTTTGATTTCCTCGGTTTTAACTTTCAACGGATCACAGGCTTCATCAAAGGCACCAGTTACATTAAGATACAGGCGTCTAAGAAGAGCCAAACAAAGCTGAAAAATAAACTCAGAGACATAGTGAAGCATCGAACCTCAAATACACTTGGCGTACTGATAAATAAAGTTAATCAAGTTCTGAGGGGATGGAAACACTATTTTGGTGGGATAGGATATCCCAGAGGAGTATTTTTCAGAATAAATGGATTTGTAGTAAA
- a CDS encoding bifunctional methionine sulfoxide reductase B/A protein has protein sequence MSKLTDFEKYVIEQKGTEAPFSGEYTNLDSEGIYLCKKCRAPLYRSEHKFISHCGWPSFDDEIQGAVTRHMDADGKRTEIVCSKCGGHLGHVFEGEYLTEKNVRHCVNSVSMIFEATEEVKKTKFLATFGGGCFWCIEAVFSELNGVLNVTSGYSGGLATEANYKAVCSGSTGHAEVVQIEFDPDVIDYETLMLVFFEAHDPTTYNQQGNDIGPQYRSVIFAHNSLQAEKASEFIKHLELSCVFQAPIVTELTMLESFYPAENYHNDYYELHGHQPYCQIVIKPKVDKIRKVFSDRIKSKNIS, from the coding sequence ATGAGTAAATTAACTGATTTTGAAAAGTATGTGATTGAACAAAAAGGCACTGAGGCTCCTTTTAGTGGTGAATATACAAATTTAGATAGTGAAGGTATTTACCTATGTAAAAAGTGTAGGGCACCGCTGTATCGTTCAGAGCATAAATTCATTTCTCATTGTGGGTGGCCTTCATTTGATGATGAAATTCAAGGTGCTGTGACTCGCCATATGGATGCCGATGGAAAACGAACTGAGATTGTTTGTAGTAAATGTGGCGGGCATTTAGGTCATGTATTTGAAGGTGAATATTTGACAGAAAAAAATGTCAGACATTGTGTGAATTCTGTTTCTATGATATTTGAAGCAACCGAAGAGGTAAAAAAAACAAAATTTTTAGCTACGTTCGGTGGTGGTTGCTTTTGGTGTATCGAAGCTGTTTTTTCGGAATTGAATGGAGTATTAAATGTAACTTCAGGGTATTCAGGTGGTCTTGCAACAGAAGCAAACTATAAAGCGGTATGTTCTGGTTCTACCGGCCATGCTGAAGTCGTACAAATAGAGTTTGATCCAGATGTGATTGATTATGAAACATTGATGCTGGTTTTTTTTGAGGCACATGATCCGACTACATATAATCAGCAAGGTAATGATATTGGCCCTCAATATCGAAGTGTTATTTTTGCTCATAACTCGCTTCAAGCAGAAAAAGCTTCAGAGTTTATAAAGCATTTAGAACTGTCTTGTGTTTTTCAAGCGCCTATTGTGACAGAGCTGACCATGCTTGAAAGCTTTTACCCCGCTGAAAATTATCATAATGATTATTATGAGCTTCATGGCCATCAGCCATATTGTCAGATTGTGATAAAACCTAAAGTGGATAAGATTCGAAAGGTATTTTCTGATCGAATTAAATCTAAAAACATCAGTTGA
- a CDS encoding 2OG-Fe(II) oxygenase family protein, translating to MKLDTIDYLAKDASKQFVESLHQTGFSVLRNHPISQELVETIYSEWQEFFNSEEKHDFKFNVSTQDGFFPASVSETAKGNSVKDIKEYYHYYPWGQIPKSLEENIVKYYQLANSFASELLCWIEEHSPAEVAAHYSIALSEMIKDSDSTLLRILHYPPMTGNEESGAIRAAAHEDINLITVLPAANEPGLQVKDKDGTWLDVPSDFGNIIINIGDMLQETTNGYFPSTSHRVINPEGMDKTKARISLPLFLHPKPDVVLSERYTAHEYLQERLKELGVI from the coding sequence ATGAAATTAGACACAATTGATTATCTTGCAAAGGACGCATCCAAGCAATTTGTAGAATCACTACACCAAACCGGTTTTAGTGTGTTAAGAAATCATCCAATAAGCCAAGAGCTTGTTGAAACAATCTATTCAGAGTGGCAAGAATTTTTCAATTCTGAAGAAAAACATGATTTCAAATTTAATGTTTCAACACAAGATGGTTTTTTTCCTGCCAGTGTTTCAGAGACAGCAAAAGGCAATTCAGTTAAAGATATAAAAGAATATTATCACTACTATCCTTGGGGTCAGATCCCTAAATCTTTAGAAGAAAATATTGTAAAATACTACCAATTAGCGAACTCTTTTGCATCTGAGTTACTTTGCTGGATTGAAGAACACTCACCTGCTGAAGTTGCCGCTCACTACTCCATCGCTTTATCCGAAATGATAAAAGACAGTGACAGCACTTTATTAAGAATATTACATTATCCTCCAATGACTGGTAATGAAGAGTCAGGAGCTATTCGGGCTGCCGCACATGAAGATATCAACTTGATTACTGTGCTTCCTGCTGCAAACGAACCAGGTTTACAAGTTAAAGATAAAGACGGTACTTGGTTAGATGTCCCAAGTGACTTTGGTAACATTATCATCAATATCGGTGATATGCTGCAAGAGACAACAAACGGATACTTCCCTTCAACGTCTCATCGCGTTATTAACCCTGAAGGAATGGATAAAACAAAAGCTCGTATTTCATTACCGCTTTTTTTACACCCAAAACCTGATGTTGTCCTTTCTGAACGTTACACTGCTCATGAATACTTACAGGAACGATTAAAAGAACTTGGCGTCATTTAA
- the ylqF gene encoding ribosome biogenesis GTPase YlqF: MAIQWYPGHMHKAQKEIEKVMPQVDLVIEVLDARIPYSSENPMVASLRGDKPCIKLLNKSDLADPEVTAQWIDYLEREQGVKASAITTLQAAMIKKIPDLCRKFVPSRDKTEKDIRTMIMGIPNVGKSTIINTLAGRVIAKTGNEPAVTKTQQRINLRNGIVLSDTPGILWPKVDNEASSYRLAVTGAIKDTAMDYDDVALFACEFFLNAYPKEICERYKIKEIPKDDIGLLEEIGRKRGALRPGGHINFHKASEVLLHDFRSGKIGQLTLETPEMAEVEKQKVSEMLAAKEEEHLRQQEEKKKKHSGKRY, encoded by the coding sequence ATGGCGATACAGTGGTACCCAGGGCATATGCATAAAGCCCAAAAAGAAATCGAAAAAGTTATGCCGCAAGTTGATCTTGTTATTGAGGTTTTAGATGCCCGTATCCCTTACAGCAGTGAAAACCCGATGGTCGCCTCGCTGCGCGGAGATAAGCCTTGTATCAAGTTGCTCAATAAAAGTGATCTTGCCGATCCAGAAGTAACAGCACAATGGATTGATTATTTAGAGCGAGAGCAAGGGGTTAAAGCCAGTGCCATTACTACATTACAAGCAGCCATGATCAAAAAAATCCCTGATCTTTGTCGTAAATTCGTTCCTTCCCGAGATAAAACCGAAAAAGACATTCGTACCATGATTATGGGTATACCGAATGTGGGTAAGTCGACAATTATTAATACTCTGGCTGGTCGTGTTATTGCGAAAACAGGTAATGAACCCGCGGTAACTAAAACCCAACAACGTATCAATTTAAGAAATGGTATTGTTCTTTCTGACACTCCGGGAATTTTATGGCCGAAAGTCGATAATGAAGCCAGCAGTTACAGATTAGCAGTAACAGGTGCAATTAAAGATACCGCAATGGATTACGATGACGTAGCTTTATTTGCTTGTGAATTTTTCTTAAACGCCTATCCAAAAGAAATTTGTGAGCGCTATAAAATTAAAGAAATACCAAAAGATGATATTGGATTATTAGAAGAAATAGGCCGAAAACGCGGCGCGTTACGCCCTGGAGGCCACATTAATTTTCATAAAGCCTCAGAAGTATTACTGCATGATTTCCGAAGTGGAAAAATCGGTCAACTTACACTCGAAACACCTGAAATGGCTGAAGTTGAAAAACAAAAAGTATCAGAAATGCTAGCAGCCAAAGAAGAAGAGCACTTGCGCCAACAAGAGGAAAAAAAGAAAAAGCATTCAGGTAAACGTTATTAA